tactacgtactattaattgAACTTAGTGGATTTCTGCCTACTTACTTGTGACTAATTAATCTTAACtaaattactactattactaccgcgccgctactactactaccgcTACCGCTAACGTTATAATACCTCTCGAATTACCGGTTAGaaatcttaataactacgatacgtacgaagatcttcttataaatattacttcctttataaaagcttaaggatttataattattaagcgccgcacttctaactattataatagagttCCTTCTTAATTCGACTTCTATTATAACGTAAGTAGctataatttactaagctctgCGTACCTCCGAgagatatttataagaaaaaaggACTACGAGTAGGTAGCTAAGGCCGTTAAGTTAAAGACTAGAGGGGACCGTTAGTACTTCGAAGTacgagttaactattataactacgagcCCTTTACTAATCCTATTGCTTatccttcttattataagcgcttagcttaataaaataaggagATTAGTTAGGCCTTCCGAACTACGACTACGGGTAGTCGTAAggttactactataatatttaagaagtatctagactacttatttaagtataaggatattaagaacGATATATAGAAAATACGGCTATAGAGCCTCGGCGGGTATACTCCTACCTAggcccttattatattattctaagagcgtagtattaagtacttcgtaTAATAGCTCGACGGCTATATTACCGGCTTCCTCTAGACCTACCCTTACTacgaggttatataaaagctctttttagatattatttcgctagataatacttataagactaaccgctttaaaatactacttataaacgtaactagggtagctaatataggtacgacttttaatatagtattctactttattaactcggaagattactaagcttacgAGTAGGCTCTAGGTTAATTAGAAGACCTCTGTGCTTAAATTAACGCCCGCAAGCCTATCGttgctattattaacttcgaAAAGGTactaaaaaaagcccttattACCGTCTAGCCCGATACGTAGTAGTAGATttgtatatagtatattaataagaatattgcGCACGAGGTTAAAAAGCGGTGGATTTACGCCGACGGctcttaggtaattaataataacaaagtaattagtagtaACTATATCGACCCCGTCTTTGCTGAATTATTAGTAGGAGCTTCGTTAGAAGAACTAATTACCGTCGGCCGGCCCCGTAAGATTCCggatacttatattagctttCTTTTAGTTTAGAAGTCTGTGATTTATGCTAATTTAGAAGGGGACTTTACCGAGGCCTAGAagttaatacttaagaaGTTCGAACGGCAAGagcccttaattacttatattctcGAGACTTACTTTAGCTAGTATAAGGAGTTCgtaaactattaaattaaatagtactataactttagtattaaggtAACCTCTCGGATAGAAAGTAGTTATAAGGAGATTAAGAGCTAcctctttaacttaactataaatcTAAAGTTCTTTacggatcgtatataataaataattagtaactaaaaagtagcttacgaGGTCGATCTCGCTAAGTAGAGCTCTCGTTAGCTCGTCgagtttagtattaataaccgctaaaaagcttaaataggtaatatacGTACCCGCTACTCGAGGAAAGcgttaagacttattattacgtagtactacttagtttataGAAGGCTAAAGAAGACCGAACCcgacttactttatataaagcaatttactacttagtacggcctcccttatttatatactattcgtTAGTATTTTGAGCGGAATGAGCCTCTCTCGTACCTTAACTATaaccgctattaatactttagctataaccttattactaataataccctataCTAGATCTTAGATCCCCTTATCGTTATACTACGAGGTCggcctcgtaataataaagtcgaTATCCCTATAGCTATGCTACCGTTATAGTAGTCTCccgttagtactaattattaatagggcTCCTAGgctacttaagtaaggaATCCTTTATATTAGGAACGACTAGATAAGGGTTAATCTGTTAGCTAGCTAGAACtaggcttttaataaattgcGGTAGATCTTTAACGTTAACTTaactaagatctatatataacggctattaccgagcctaagtaaggccGAGGTTGAGGCCGAGGTCGAGGCCGAGGTTACCCGCGAGGTAGAGGTTACTCGCGAAGTAAAAGAAGTTAAGGAAGtagaactataagtaatactactaacgaggaataataagggatttacgctatagttattactaagtaagtttaGTAATCCCTCGatctaaatagttagtatagaTTATAACTAGGGGATCTTAGTACGGCCGTTAATTACCTATAATTAATTGCCGTAATCTTAACGATcggaattattaacttaagtaggctaataagaggctagcttttaaattagttattccgcttagttagataattatataattaaattattttaataaaaagtacggtaatCGTCGAATTAGCTCGAATcgtggatttttattaaattagcctaattaacttaggcTAATTCGTGAGTTGGGCCAATTGGTTGGAAAAGTGGGGACTGTTAACTGTGGCGTATAGTCAAAATAGCTAAAcgatatagttaaaatagccgggttcttaaaataataactgtATAGGAGGTAATAGAGCCATGGTACGGGAGGTATGGGGCTAGTCCGACGGTGGTGATTGGGTGTGTTAATACGAGGTACGAGGAGCAAGCCAAGTGGTAGACTGAGCACCCTTCAGCCTTGGGCCCTTGAGCAGCGTGGATTGGGAAAGTCAGGTGACGAAAGAGGCAAGTAAGGTAAATTGCTTCCGAGGTGCTAGGTTTGGGGGTATCGGAGGCGGAGCTTTGCTTACGAATTGGGATCAAGCTTTATAGATTCAAGTCTTGGAATGTAAACACCTGTGTTGTGGGTATGGCTATTGTTAGTATGGTCAAGGACGATTTCCGTGTTGTCGACCTGACGAGGCATCATTACTTTGTTACCAAGGCATTATTCAAAATCTACATTTCGATGAAGTCATTGACCACTTTCACCTTAAAGCTAGTAGTTGACATATGACAGCTGGATTAAGAGTAAAAAGTTGACAAGGTTTGGATGCTATTACTATTGGAACTTGAAAGTGATGTTCATAATTGTTTGTTTATTTTCCATTGGAGAGTGCAAATAATGAACTTTCGCATGCGGACATGATGAAGGAAATTGAAGCCTGGATGTTCTTTACCTATGCTGGGATAGACTTAATCATCGTCTTTCTCGACTTAGATAAATTCCATTCAAACTTGTGTCGCAGATGTCTTTTTTACAAATGCCAGATGTCTATGTAAGATAATGAGACATCAAATGATAATTAGCAAAGAGAAGTTGAAAGTAGGCATTGTGATTAGCAGAACAGTTGCGTCTTGAGATTCAATTGAAGTTCTGGTTCCTTTTCTCTTACGTGAAATATCGTACTGATGGAATAGAGAAGAGGGACAAGGCACAAGACCTGTCTGAGCTGATTCTGCATAAGCTTTTTGACAAGTGTACATATCGACTAGAAATATGATCTCTCAATGGAAATCCAGTGTATGGCTCCCCATGGAGACTAGATTTCTATCATGGAGATTGAATCTCAAGACCTTGCCTGCCTTGTGTAAATATAGCATCGTGAGTTTATTTACCGCTTTAGAACGTAACATAACATCAGCCAACCCATACGCTTGGGTTTTCCCGAGGTGTTCGGACCAAGAACTATGTCTCTATACAGAACGTGACGGCATCTTAAATCATCATTCACGGTAACCTCGCGCTTGTTTGATATGCCGTCTCCGCTTACAAACTCTCTCCAGCCGCGGACTTTGAGCTGGCGGCCCGGGGAGATAGGGCGGCTGGACGGGTTGGACCAATAGCAGCCTTGGCATTTGGCATAGCCAAGCCCGCAACAGCCAATTGGTATCCAGTTTAAACACGGCAATTGAGAATTCTGCGCCTGGCATGTTACTGAATGATCATCAGTTCGCTATCATTAGGTATTTCACGACAGCGGGAAGCCTGTCGGGACGAAAAATAGTAGTCGTCGGGGTGCAGCCCGGGGTAAAGTGGGGCTCCCGGGCTCACGTGGCGGGGATATTGGCCATCCCACATTTGCCGCTTGCGGGTGATACGAAACTTGATACCAATCCCTCGTGGTCATCGTCTCAAATGATGGAATAGAATAAAGGTTTAAATATCTCCTCTCCGCATCGTAGCAAAGCAGGTTTTCATCCCTCGTCTCGAGGTTTCTAGTATCCTGCCCAACTTTGTATATTCCTTAAAACGTTCTTCTTGTCCCACCCACACCCACGCTCCTGCAcgcgccaccaccaccgacaCCGTAAATTCGCAACCGCACCCGAAGAACCACAGCTCAGATCACACAATGGCGGGCCACTTCCGCGCCTCGCTCGCAGACCCACCCGCCAAATCCTTCCCGGATCGGCCCCAGTTCTCGGCCTTCATGAAACCGTGCCGCTTCGAGGGCGAGGTTCGGAATCTGGAGGTCGTCGGCACCGTTCCCGCCGAGCTGGACGGCACGTTCTTCCGAGTGATGCCGGATCCTCAGTTTCCGCCGTTCATTGAGAATGACCCTGTATGTATTTGCGTCGCGATGCATCAATTTCTTTCTTTGCAATTACTTTCTGATTTGCCGTGAAACATTTCATGTTTGTGTTGAAAACTGGGAATATCATCTGATTCGATGTTAGTGGTTTAATGGCGATGGAAACGTATCAGCGTTCTGTTTTCACAACGGCAACGTCGATTTTCAACAGAAATACGTGCGGACAGAAAAGTTTGTCCGAGAACGAGATGCAAATCGAGCTCTCGCAGGTTAGTTAATCACACTCGTCCCTCTCTCTACAAAGGTTTTACGACTTCATACGACTCTGACACGTTGCTTCCCGGCAATGATTACAGGCGCATATCGAAACAAATACACGGACGCAGTCGAATTCAAAGTACGCACCACAGCCAACACAAACATCTTTTACTTCAACAAGTCTCTCCTCGCCATCAAGGAGGACGCACCGCCATATCTCATGGACCCGATCACACTCGAGACAAAGGGGCTCTGCGACTTTGACGGCCAGCTGCCGAGCTGTACTTTTACGGCGCACCCCAAGCTGGATCCCGCTACGGGCGAGCTTGTGTGTTTCGGGTACGAGGCAAAGGGTGACGGAACGCCTGATGTTTGTTATTTCAGTATCGCCCCTGACGGCAAGTTTCTCGAGACTGTTTGGCTTGTTGCGCCTGTTGTTGGCATGATTCATGATTGTGCCGTGACGGATAATTGGGTATGGGCTACTGGGAAAGCAGAAGACTTCGAATGTGTTTGTTTGCTGACTTTCGTTTTCAGGTGTTATTCCCGATGATTCCACAGATATGTGATATCGATCGGTTGAAGGCGGGCGGGGAGCACTGGCAATGGGATCCCAACGTGCCCTTCTATCTAGGCGTCCTACCCAGACGCGGCGCCAAAGGAACCGACGTAAAGGTGAAAACCATACCGCTATCCTCGCCATGCTCTGAGTTTAAAAGCTAACCACATCTCTCTCTACTTCAAAGTGGTTCCGCGCTCCAAACGCCTTTCCAGGCCACACCACAAACGCCTACGAGACCCCCTCAGGCAACATCGTCTTCGACCTGCCCCTCACAGACAAGAACGTCTTCTTCTGGTGGCCCGACGCCGAGGGCAACGCCCCAGACCCGCACGACATCCGCGCCGAGTACGTCCGCTTCGAATTCGACCCGCGCGCCAACTCAGACTCGGCCCTCGACCTCCCCGCGCCGACGCCCGTCCTCCGCCACGACATGGAGTTCCCGCGCATCGACGAGCGCGTGCTGTCCAAGCCGCACCGGCACAGCTTCTTCGACATGATGGATCCCTCGCTGGGCACCGATTTCCCTGCCATCATGCCCGTGCTGGGCGGGGGGCATCCGCTGTATAATTCGCTGGGGCATCTTGACCATGAGAGTGGGAAGTTGGAGGTGTATTATCCTGGGCCGCGGCACATGGTGCAGGAGCCTGTGTTTGTGCCGAGGGGGGAGGATGCGGAGGAGGGGGATGGGTTCTTGATTGGGCTCGTGAACAATTATGGGACCATGTCGAGTGAGTTGCATGTTATTAATACCAAGAGGTTTACGGAGCCTACGGCGGTGGTGAAGGTGCCTATAAGGTTGAGGGCTGGGTTACATAGGAATTGGGTTGACGGGAAGGAGTTGCGGCAGTGTCAATGATGTTTCTGGCGTGGAAGCACGTAGCGAATATGTCACTCGTACATTCAACGATGTCTTTTCAGAAAAGATACCTATATGCAGAAGGAAACGAGCGCATACTATGCAGATACGCCATCGATACCGTGGTGTCAACTGCGTGTTGAAGATGTTAATGAAGAGACTAGATTCTGTCCTTTGACTAGAGTCTAGATCTTCATCCACTGCATTGTCGAACTCACATTCCCTTTCGACATTTTTCGACTAAAGTTACACTATTGTCCCAATAGGtcctgtcggattggaagtccaattcgaccgcggcatacagccgactgcgcaggggccaattaggggccctatttacgattatcgtagctagcctaacctacggttaaaacctcctttttacacctactacgtagatatttatatagtttaattaatctcttcgttaactatagttcgaactaactactttataatagggatattaatactaattagtaattaaattcgattattataaatcggtaaggtatcttattatatagaaaaaacgacctcttaataccgtacgggataggagattcgtactaattaattttatagaagtagataaaaaaagaggtaattcttaaatactatatagaattaagtaatcgtagccctttattacttacgaaaggtcgacgtttattatattaaaatacgttaattaatagaactacttaagtaactagccttttactattaccccaaatagcttttttattaaataacttttctataaccggcccgcgattaaaaattaactagttaaattaaaaaaaagaaatacttacgtaacgactacctacttaattaattagcgcaacgaacgagcttaataatataatataaaaaagtattacgtaattaaaaaggggatttttaaacgtaaatattcttatttagtaataaaggtaaccttataggagctattaagctaagagatttataatatataaaaaagtctattattataaggatcttatgagtataaccttaagcccgtaatttaaataacttctttatagctcccttaactactctttaagtattacttaggaatataatataggggacggtttaataagggaggaggggatttaaaggtcttaatagtattaagttaagagtattacggatcttagaaattaacttaaaaaaaaggcggctactttaaagtagttttataacctcctactagaattattattaacctaagaaaaggttaaaaagacgaggatttaaggggaggaaaaagaattttttaaaggaccgctaaagggcttctttttatactagctcccggcgcgagattattaatttcgaaaaattaactaagtaataaaagggatcgctagtaagcgataattacctaaccgtaattaagctataaaaaaaactacttaaaagatataaaatagagtactaagaggccgtaaaaaataagatttttaaagtatctaaccctactgcgtacgagtaataagtaggcatttttaataagtttttaaaatttacgattttataaaaaagagggcttaacttcgttaaccgtatttaacggcttatacggtttttaatagcttatatagctcttttataagccgcACGGCatttacttttaactattcttacggAATATTACCTTAGAAGAGGTAGGTTAGggaaaaaagctatttagagattataaagagtacgaggcttaagaggctagaaatatataaaataatagaaattagtaactaataaagatcccgagactaattattatatcttcctatagtaatataaacgtttattattattattataaaaaggaactactataacttacttttttatactaaataaaaaagaggattttagtaagtataatagctagcgatctaaaagggtaatagtaatcgctaaaaataataaaaataagagtaatagcgagatagtaaaaagaagcgggaatctcttagaccttaataaattcgttaagtagcgaaagtacggatttattataactagcgcgcggattaaatatattcttattaaaattaaatacgctagtgattattaatataagtataagctagagcacgacccttagtaagttagggtaaaaaaaaagaggataaaacccgatcttaaataaaatcctaatcccttataaataagtaaatattaacccggattattagggaatatagatatataaaattgcggattagcttaataataagtaaattaacgtagtattaatttatttaattaaagtttataaaaaaaaggggctataggggtaacccctattttataagatcgcaaacgactttagctactagctagataaatagtttacgagtataagcttaaaaatcgtaaaagtagttaataaattcctttataaacgaggggtattactagcgtaattataatcgtaagagctatataaaatactaatagcgataattataaaaaaggaattcgtactataaaactaggtataggttaatagagcgtataatcgctttaataaatttaaaaaaaaggtaaacgacctagatttcctccttataattactaacagaaatttattattataaaaggatataccggggcaaaatatagtactagaagtataataattaataattctacttattttaagttataacttattaacgttactaACGCGAAATTTAGTaccgattagctaataaaaaaggaagtaaacgacctaaagttattaataatacgtagcgacgcagggattgtatataaatactaaaaatctaataataaatataaagtaatttatcaaccttaaaaagatctttttaaaaaagaaattatattctagggggaagtataaggttttataaaaaaaccctaacgatattttataattattataaaaaagttagaattagggaatactaatattatttagtaattaatatcgtactcgtaagtaaagcctctaattattattacgaagcggtgcgtaatcttaattaaaacgacttttttaatataattaacgtaatccgaagccgcttcgagacttataataagaacctagagctcctatttaagctacgagcgatttttttcgtatttataactaggataataaaaggtaaattacgaataaagatttttaaaaagctcatcgatcgaatcgataagctagcgaaaacttagctaaataaggggataaataagtaaaaagttagatatttttatactatagtctagcgtatactaaaagtaaaaataactctatataagttacttaaaaactacgagacgctttatttaaggctaagatctagctttaatattaaaataaaaataccgcgctaaacctacttctaagtatataacggcccttattaataatattaagtcgatcgaacgtataataagaaaagaaaagagactaaatatagtaatcgctaataaagaggcctagatttattaaataagtaaagatttaacttataagtaaggtaataaaagaggtaatactatatttataaaataaaaaaaattagttaagtaactattttaaagaagagcgtattaaatcgtataaatagtataaaaagttaagagtagtaaataataaaactagccctcgttaatttaactaattccttattatttataaaggtagatctaggggtacggaacttaataacggtagctaaagtagtagcttaaagtatataccccttataaaagatttaaaaaataaaaaagatcttaccccctatattaataaattagattataataaaatcgacgatattaactactcttttttcgctccgttagcctctagaaaatatacgaggctaaataaatagagggtagtaaaagcttttaataagtaagtttttatttatagatagtaagggaaggtcctttaaataataaatacgaaggcggctaaaagggcaaatttaataaggccaaagcctattctcttaataattaaagagaagacgctatctcttttaatatttaaaaaaaaagaatatagtactaagtaaatctaagggtagttagaggggtcctttttatactacttagatcttttaaatactaagcttatataagtattttatataagtaaaaggtataacttagataatttttatagaattatcctaaatactaaggtattataatagttaactaaaggaaaagggtaattctaagcgctataaaagattacgctagtaatattta
The DNA window shown above is from Colletotrichum lupini chromosome 7, complete sequence and carries:
- a CDS encoding 9-cis-epoxycarotenoid dioxygenase 1; this encodes MAGHFRASLADPPAKSFPDRPQFSAFMKPCRFEGEVRNLEVVGTVPAELDGTFFRVMPDPQFPPFIENDPWFNGDGNVSAFCFHNGNVDFQQKYVRTEKFVRERDANRALAGAYRNKYTDAVEFKVRTTANTNIFYFNKSLLAIKEDAPPYLMDPITLETKGLCDFDGQLPSCTFTAHPKLDPATGELVCFGYEAKGDGTPDVCYFSIAPDGKFLETVWLVAPVVGMIHDCAVTDNWVLFPMIPQICDIDRLKAGGEHWQWDPNVPFYLGVLPRRGAKGTDVKWFRAPNAFPGHTTNAYETPSGNIVFDLPLTDKNVFFWWPDAEGNAPDPHDIRAEYVRFEFDPRANSDSALDLPAPTPVLRHDMEFPRIDERVLSKPHRHSFFDMMDPSLGTDFPAIMPVLGGGHPLYNSLGHLDHESGKLEVYYPGPRHMVQEPVFVPRGEDAEEGDGFLIGLVNNYGTMSSELHVINTKRFTEPTAVVKVPIRLRAGLHRNWVDGKELRQCQ